From a single Geotoga petraea genomic region:
- a CDS encoding endonuclease MutS2 encodes MSNFNGGGVPILEKTYRDLEIDKVLGIIGSYSHSVYGKRYLKSKIQFYKNLENLQREIEISRSFFMLKNNQLLFNIKGIPDIKETLEKLKSNSISETKDFRRIAEFHEVVYREYKENNNNFDKNVTDVFIKFSFLRDMAKEIFNAIDIDGEIKDTASELLRNLRSQIKKTKQKIDSLYSSYTNKYSKYLSIEKPVFKNGRLCLAVKAENRKYIKGIFVAKSDSGATYFIEPERISASNEELIDLQNKERNEISRILSELKLMISRNIETIYKNIDVVSYIDYHIAKANYSFYRKADYFIPKKHHKKIYFKDLKHPLLGDGSVPLDIDLENNGMIITGPNTGGKTVTLKSIGVAFFLSHVGLPILSMKAEMPFINSIYTDMGDEQSITQNLSTFSAHLVNINEIIKNADENSLVLIDELGTGTDPIEGSALGKSIIDYLIKKNVKLFITSHLSEIKLYSIENSNLTSASMSFDMDTLKPTYHLMMGVPGASHAIEIASRMGFIKEIIEKATEYISSEHSNSENIFSKISKTYEEMQSNKEFHENKRKQLEKKEREFNKKYELLKDKKIEELDNEIGNLNSQIREAKKEMENLIKNIKYSKNLEDAKNSLKKLENIQNNFKSRDMDKAKNKKIKYNFEKGMKVLVQGNKKGEISEIRGKKAKVNLEDSPIEITYDLSELKPVKKENNRKTSLSDKMTYTPTKKVIPEIDLRGYTVQEAIPEIEKLLSDIMLNEMDEGYIIHGKGSGKLAEGIWDYLRKNKDIKNFRLGKTGEGGSGVTVVEV; translated from the coding sequence ATTTCCAATTTCAATGGGGGTGGCGTTCCAATTTTAGAGAAAACATACAGAGATCTTGAGATAGACAAAGTACTTGGAATTATAGGTAGCTATTCTCATAGTGTATATGGCAAAAGATATTTAAAATCAAAAATACAATTTTATAAAAATTTAGAAAATTTACAGCGGGAAATAGAAATTTCCCGAAGTTTTTTTATGTTAAAGAACAACCAGTTACTGTTTAACATTAAAGGAATTCCAGATATAAAAGAAACTTTAGAAAAGTTAAAATCAAACTCTATATCGGAAACCAAAGACTTTAGAAGAATAGCTGAATTTCATGAAGTCGTGTACAGAGAATATAAGGAAAACAACAATAATTTTGACAAAAATGTTACAGATGTATTTATTAAGTTTTCTTTTTTAAGAGATATGGCAAAAGAAATATTCAACGCCATAGATATAGATGGAGAAATAAAAGATACAGCTTCAGAACTTTTGAGAAATTTGAGAAGTCAAATAAAAAAAACAAAACAAAAAATAGATTCTTTATACAGTTCTTACACAAACAAATACTCAAAATATCTTAGTATTGAAAAACCTGTTTTTAAAAACGGTAGGCTCTGTTTAGCTGTAAAGGCAGAGAACAGAAAATATATAAAAGGTATTTTTGTAGCAAAATCTGATTCTGGAGCGACATATTTTATAGAGCCCGAAAGAATAAGTGCCTCAAATGAAGAGTTGATAGATCTTCAAAACAAAGAAAGAAATGAAATATCGAGAATATTGTCTGAGTTAAAATTAATGATAAGCCGAAATATTGAAACAATATACAAAAACATAGATGTTGTATCTTATATAGATTATCATATTGCAAAGGCAAATTATTCTTTTTATAGGAAGGCGGACTATTTCATTCCAAAAAAGCACCATAAAAAAATATATTTTAAAGATTTAAAACATCCTTTGTTAGGAGATGGCTCTGTTCCTTTAGACATAGATTTAGAAAACAATGGGATGATTATAACAGGACCAAATACCGGAGGTAAAACAGTCACTCTTAAGTCAATAGGAGTTGCCTTTTTCCTATCACATGTAGGGTTACCAATTTTGAGTATGAAAGCAGAAATGCCTTTTATAAATTCTATATATACTGATATGGGTGACGAGCAGAGCATAACTCAAAATTTGAGCACTTTTTCTGCACATTTGGTAAATATAAACGAAATCATAAAAAATGCTGATGAAAATAGCTTGGTTTTAATAGATGAACTTGGGACTGGAACTGACCCAATTGAAGGTTCAGCTTTAGGAAAGTCTATAATAGACTATCTCATCAAAAAAAACGTGAAGCTTTTTATTACATCACATTTATCTGAAATAAAGCTTTATTCTATAGAAAATTCTAATTTAACATCTGCATCTATGTCCTTTGATATGGATACTTTAAAACCGACCTATCATCTTATGATGGGGGTTCCAGGCGCATCACATGCCATAGAAATTGCAAGCAGAATGGGTTTTATAAAAGAAATAATAGAAAAAGCAACTGAATATATTTCATCTGAACATTCAAACAGTGAAAATATATTCAGCAAAATTTCAAAGACTTATGAAGAGATGCAATCAAATAAAGAGTTTCATGAAAATAAAAGAAAACAACTTGAAAAAAAGGAAAGAGAGTTCAACAAAAAATATGAGTTATTAAAGGATAAAAAAATTGAGGAATTAGATAATGAAATAGGAAACTTAAACTCTCAAATAAGAGAAGCAAAAAAAGAAATGGAAAACTTGATAAAAAATATAAAGTATTCTAAAAACCTTGAAGATGCGAAAAATTCTTTAAAAAAATTAGAGAATATTCAGAATAACTTCAAAAGTAGAGATATGGATAAAGCGAAAAACAAGAAAATCAAATATAATTTTGAAAAAGGTATGAAAGTATTAGTACAAGGGAATAAAAAAGGAGAGATTTCTGAAATAAGAGGTAAAAAAGCAAAAGTCAATTTAGAAGATTCTCCAATAGAGATTACGTATGATCTTTCAGAACTAAAACCAGTTAAAAAAGAAAACAATAGAAAGACAAGTTTATCCGATAAAATGACCTATACTCCAACAAAAAAGGTAATACCTGAAATTGATTTGAGAGGATATACTGTCCAAGAAGCAATTCCTGAAATAGAAAAGCTTCTATCAGACATCATGTTAAATGAGATGGACGAAGGATATATTATTCACGGAAAAGGTTCAGGTAAATTAGCAGAAGGAATTTGGGATTATTTAAGGAAGAACAAAGATATTAAAAACTTTAGATTGGGTAAAACTGGTGAAGGTGGAAGTGGAGTAACTGTTGTGGAGGTGTAA
- the nusB gene encoding transcription antitermination factor NusB, producing MDISPVREFSFTILFQLNYRELNEEDIEFLIEENSKDAKLDQKSINQSKKYIQDLLSKREEIDNNIKKQLKNWKFERLGFVEKTSLRMGFYELEFRKNVPFKVAIDESIKLTKKYGEEKSIKFVNGLLDRFAKGIYSSNEG from the coding sequence ATGGATATATCTCCTGTTAGAGAATTTTCTTTTACAATTCTATTTCAGTTAAACTATAGAGAACTTAACGAAGAAGATATTGAGTTTTTAATTGAAGAAAATTCAAAAGATGCCAAGTTAGATCAAAAAAGCATTAACCAATCAAAAAAATATATACAAGATCTACTTAGTAAAAGAGAAGAAATAGATAACAATATAAAAAAACAACTTAAAAATTGGAAATTCGAAAGATTAGGTTTTGTAGAAAAAACTTCTCTAAGAATGGGATTTTACGAGCTTGAATTCAGAAAAAATGTCCCTTTTAAAGTTGCAATAGACGAGAGTATAAAACTTACTAAAAAATATGGAGAGGAAAAATCTATAAAATTTGTAAACGGATTATTAGATAGATTTGCAAAAGGAATTTATAGCAGCAATGAAGGATGA
- the clpP gene encoding ATP-dependent Clp endopeptidase proteolytic subunit ClpP, with protein MSIPMPVVIESDGRYERSYDIYSRLLKDNIIFLGTEVNDTVANVIIAQMLFLESKNPEKDIYLYINSPGGSITAGLAIYDTMQYIKNDVSTICLGQAASMGAVLLAAGAEKKRFALPNSRIMIHQPWGGSQGTAVDVEIQTKEILRMRKELNRILSHHTGQPIEKIQKDTDRDFFMSSEESKEYGLIDKVINSKEEAQKS; from the coding sequence ATGAGTATTCCAATGCCAGTAGTTATTGAAAGTGATGGAAGGTATGAAAGATCTTATGATATTTATTCAAGGTTATTAAAAGACAACATAATATTTTTAGGCACAGAAGTAAATGATACAGTAGCAAATGTAATAATAGCTCAAATGCTATTTTTAGAATCAAAAAATCCAGAGAAAGATATTTATTTATACATAAATTCTCCTGGTGGTTCAATTACTGCAGGCTTAGCAATTTATGATACAATGCAATATATCAAAAATGACGTCTCAACAATTTGTTTAGGTCAAGCTGCTTCAATGGGTGCTGTTTTATTAGCTGCTGGAGCAGAAAAAAAGAGATTTGCCTTACCAAATTCAAGAATAATGATCCACCAGCCCTGGGGTGGAAGTCAAGGCACAGCAGTTGATGTAGAAATTCAAACTAAAGAAATTTTAAGGATGAGAAAAGAACTAAATAGAATTTTAAGTCATCATACCGGACAACCAATTGAAAAAATACAAAAAGATACAGACAGAGACTTTTTTATGTCATCAGAAGAATCAAAAGAATATGGATTAATAGATAAAGTTATAAATTCAAAGGAAGAAGCACAAAAGTCATAA
- the obgE gene encoding GTPase ObgE: protein MQLDFLDEANILVKGGKGGDGAISFRREKYVPKGGPDGGDGGNGGSVIIRATPNKTTLLEFKYKRKYFAEDGENGKAKNMYGKAGENLIIDVPLGTMIFNSETNDLLTDLKNPGDYYIAARGGKGGRGNSKFANSTLQAPRISENGADGEFNRLHLELKLVADIGIIGYPNVGKSTLISRISKAKPKIANYHFTTLTPNLGVVKVDEAKSFVVADIPGLIEGAHEGTGLGDQFLKHIERCYGILHLVDISGVEGRDPIEDYKKIREELEKYSTTLAEKDEIIAGNKIDIITEEELEKNIQNFERELDIEITPISAYSNKNLDAIIMKMWNMIKDYKEDELKNIEKIKRTYEDFKKLKVEPVVNEVYEYFNIEVTKISDHEYEIHSEGIDLLLKKYDISETDSRRKILNILERNGLSRTLGKAGVEEGDTIYIADYAFDYIP from the coding sequence ATGCAATTGGATTTTTTAGATGAAGCGAATATATTAGTAAAAGGTGGAAAAGGTGGAGATGGAGCAATCAGCTTCAGAAGAGAAAAGTATGTACCAAAAGGTGGCCCAGATGGCGGAGATGGAGGCAATGGTGGCAGTGTAATTATAAGAGCCACTCCAAACAAAACCACTCTGTTAGAATTTAAATACAAAAGAAAATATTTTGCAGAAGACGGAGAAAATGGCAAAGCAAAAAACATGTATGGAAAAGCAGGTGAAAATCTAATAATTGATGTACCATTAGGAACTATGATCTTTAATTCAGAAACTAATGATTTATTAACTGACTTGAAAAACCCTGGAGATTATTATATCGCAGCCAGAGGTGGAAAAGGTGGAAGGGGTAATTCTAAGTTTGCCAATTCTACTTTACAAGCACCAAGAATCTCTGAAAATGGTGCAGATGGAGAGTTTAATAGACTACACCTTGAACTGAAGTTAGTTGCAGATATAGGAATTATAGGTTACCCAAATGTAGGTAAGTCAACTTTAATATCAAGAATATCAAAAGCAAAACCAAAAATCGCAAATTACCATTTTACAACCTTAACGCCAAATTTGGGAGTCGTGAAAGTTGATGAAGCTAAATCTTTTGTTGTTGCAGACATTCCAGGCCTTATCGAAGGCGCCCATGAAGGTACAGGTTTAGGGGATCAATTCTTAAAGCATATAGAAAGATGTTATGGAATTTTACATCTCGTTGATATATCTGGAGTTGAAGGGAGAGACCCTATAGAAGACTATAAAAAAATAAGAGAAGAATTGGAAAAGTATTCGACGACTTTGGCTGAAAAAGATGAAATCATAGCTGGTAACAAAATAGATATAATAACTGAAGAAGAATTAGAAAAGAATATTCAAAATTTTGAAAGGGAACTTGACATAGAAATTACCCCTATTTCAGCATATTCAAATAAAAATTTAGACGCTATAATTATGAAAATGTGGAATATGATAAAAGATTATAAAGAAGATGAACTCAAGAACATAGAAAAAATCAAGAGAACCTATGAAGACTTTAAAAAACTTAAGGTTGAGCCTGTTGTAAATGAAGTGTATGAATATTTCAATATAGAAGTAACCAAAATTTCTGACCATGAATACGAAATTCATAGTGAAGGAATAGATCTCCTTTTAAAAAAATACGATATAAGCGAAACCGATTCAAGGAGAAAGATTTTGAATATATTAGAAAGAAATGGTTTAAGCAGAACACTTGGTAAAGCTGGTGTTGAGGAAGGGGACACCATCTACATTGCTGATTATGCATTTGATTACATACCTTGA
- a CDS encoding cation diffusion facilitator family transporter, translating into MTEQISYREKEARKSSIVGIILNSFLGIVKVSIGFFTNSLAILADGIDSVTDIITSFLTLIASKIANKPADESHPYGHEKIEPIITKILSIVILFAGYQVLYNALSRLFSEQVTIEQPFLIFIISIISVLTKLFLYFYKKNIGNKINSSSVIADAMNMRNDVLTSLSVAVGILIFYLTGIDWLDSVIAIFVSIIIFKIGIEMFLETSNELMDGSKELGEIYKITIEAADNFDCIKNPHKIRARKSGYVYFVDLHIELDPEMTIKEANKITEKYENKIKELNNYIKDVVIHTEPFENDENEGYGLDKKQINKYFGE; encoded by the coding sequence ATGACAGAGCAAATTTCATATCGAGAAAAAGAAGCACGAAAATCCTCTATTGTGGGAATAATTTTAAATAGTTTTTTGGGAATTGTAAAAGTATCTATTGGTTTTTTTACTAATTCGTTAGCTATTTTGGCTGATGGAATTGACTCCGTAACAGATATTATCACTTCTTTTTTAACTTTGATAGCTTCAAAAATAGCAAACAAACCGGCTGATGAATCGCATCCTTATGGACATGAAAAAATAGAGCCTATAATCACAAAAATTCTTTCAATTGTTATTCTTTTTGCTGGTTACCAAGTCTTATATAACGCTCTTTCAAGGCTCTTTAGTGAACAAGTCACTATTGAACAACCTTTTTTGATTTTTATAATATCTATAATATCTGTTTTAACAAAACTTTTTTTATATTTCTACAAAAAAAATATTGGAAATAAAATAAATAGTTCATCTGTAATTGCAGATGCGATGAACATGAGGAATGATGTTCTCACTTCACTGAGTGTAGCTGTGGGAATTCTTATATTTTATTTAACAGGCATAGACTGGTTAGACTCAGTAATAGCTATTTTTGTTTCGATAATTATCTTTAAAATAGGAATAGAAATGTTCTTAGAAACTTCTAATGAATTAATGGATGGTTCTAAAGAACTGGGAGAAATTTACAAAATAACAATAGAAGCAGCAGACAATTTTGATTGCATCAAAAACCCCCATAAAATAAGGGCTAGAAAATCAGGATATGTTTATTTTGTTGACTTACACATAGAGTTGGACCCTGAAATGACTATAAAAGAGGCTAATAAAATAACAGAAAAATATGAAAATAAAATTAAAGAATTGAATAATTATATAAAAGATGTTGTAATACATACAGAACCATTTGAAAATGATGAAAATGAAGGTTATGGGCTTGATAAAAAACAAATAAATAAATATTTTGGAGAATGA
- the dxs gene encoding 1-deoxy-D-xylulose-5-phosphate synthase has protein sequence MKEKLYKKIREMNYTQLYEFSDEIRKYIYDVVYSNNGHLASNFGVVELTLALYRVFDPYEDVVIWDTSHQAYVHKLLTDRWDEFKTLRRYNGLSGFTNIKESEADKFGAGHAGTSISAALGFTLADKIKKRDRNIISIIGDGSFTCGMALESLNQLKFQKTNVKIILNSNDMAISPNVGTFSYLFSKIRMKKNYNSLKKLVKDILGDSELGQDLENMIKKMKEGFKHTVFSEPIGFFEDLGIKYIGPIDGHNIKEMELFLNYLKQYDEGPVVLHVLTKKGKGYINAENEPSKFHGVSKPIEKKGISHSKIVGNVLAYLSDENFLAFTGAMADGTGLNILKEKDPEKLIDMGITEASIVTAAAGLSLGGVLPVVDLYSTFMQRAFDSIIHDVALQNIPSLFLLDRAGLVGEDGPTHHGVFDISYLKLIPNIELITPLDGQDLANTIYTCVKKGIKKPTFIRFPKENYEKDKDYIIDNLEYTDLSWKKLKVSDSSAYVLSVGTISKNVLKATESMDINVIGVRTIKELDKKIIEEIKSKAEKIITVEEGSLSGGFGETIHSIFSNKEIYSFGIKDEFITHATREKQLELCGLDVKTLNIKIEQIINNYKRVV, from the coding sequence ATGAAAGAAAAATTATATAAAAAAATAAGAGAAATGAATTATACTCAACTCTATGAATTTTCTGATGAAATAAGAAAATATATTTACGATGTGGTTTATTCCAATAACGGACATTTAGCATCAAATTTTGGAGTTGTTGAATTAACTTTAGCTCTCTATAGAGTGTTTGATCCATATGAAGATGTAGTTATATGGGATACTTCTCATCAAGCGTACGTTCATAAATTACTAACTGATAGATGGGATGAATTCAAAACTCTGAGGCGCTATAACGGTTTATCTGGATTTACGAATATAAAGGAATCTGAGGCAGATAAATTTGGAGCAGGACATGCAGGAACCTCCATATCTGCCGCTTTAGGTTTTACTTTAGCTGATAAGATAAAAAAAAGAGATAGAAATATTATATCAATAATTGGTGATGGGTCTTTTACTTGTGGTATGGCATTGGAATCGCTTAACCAACTTAAATTTCAGAAGACAAATGTTAAAATTATATTAAACTCCAACGATATGGCTATTTCTCCAAACGTTGGAACTTTTTCGTATTTATTTTCAAAAATTAGGATGAAAAAAAATTATAACTCCTTGAAAAAATTGGTAAAAGATATTTTAGGAGATTCAGAATTAGGCCAAGATTTAGAAAACATGATCAAAAAAATGAAAGAAGGATTCAAGCACACAGTTTTTTCTGAACCCATAGGTTTTTTTGAAGACTTGGGTATAAAGTACATAGGACCTATTGATGGTCACAACATAAAAGAAATGGAATTGTTTTTAAATTATCTAAAACAATATGACGAAGGTCCTGTTGTTTTACATGTCTTGACTAAAAAGGGTAAAGGTTATATAAACGCAGAAAATGAACCCTCTAAATTTCATGGAGTATCTAAGCCTATTGAAAAAAAAGGTATATCTCATTCTAAAATCGTAGGTAATGTTTTAGCTTATTTATCTGATGAAAACTTTCTGGCTTTTACAGGTGCTATGGCTGATGGAACTGGTTTGAATATATTAAAAGAAAAAGATCCTGAAAAATTAATCGATATGGGTATAACAGAAGCCAGTATAGTGACTGCTGCAGCTGGTTTATCGTTAGGAGGGGTACTCCCTGTTGTTGACTTGTACTCTACTTTTATGCAGAGGGCATTTGATTCAATAATTCATGACGTTGCCTTGCAAAATATACCTTCTCTTTTCCTATTAGATAGAGCGGGTTTAGTTGGAGAAGACGGACCAACACATCACGGTGTTTTTGATATTTCATATTTGAAATTGATTCCGAATATCGAGTTAATCACTCCTTTAGATGGTCAGGATTTAGCTAACACTATTTATACGTGTGTTAAAAAAGGAATAAAAAAACCAACTTTTATTCGTTTTCCTAAAGAAAATTACGAGAAAGACAAAGATTATATAATTGATAATCTTGAATATACTGATTTATCTTGGAAAAAATTAAAAGTTTCAGATAGCTCAGCTTATGTTTTATCGGTAGGAACAATATCAAAAAACGTATTGAAAGCTACAGAATCAATGGACATTAATGTAATAGGAGTTAGAACGATAAAAGAATTAGATAAAAAAATAATAGAAGAAATTAAATCAAAAGCAGAAAAGATAATTACCGTGGAAGAAGGGAGCTTGAGTGGTGGGTTTGGAGAGACAATACACTCCATTTTCTCGAATAAAGAGATTTACTCATTTGGAATAAAAGATGAATTCATAACTCACGCTACAAGAGAAAAACAGTTAGAACTTTGTGGTTTGGATGTAAAAACATTAAATATCAAAATTGAGCAGATCATAAATAATTATAAAAGGGTGGTATAG
- a CDS encoding Asp23/Gls24 family envelope stress response protein produces MPIKEENNFGEITISETVLRDITYKTVEKFMKEEKIYNEKIEKDLSKNIKIVHNEDDSLSLNLKIPAKYGENIVEFSKKVQKSIKEELEKMSEIFITNVDITIESLEYINMGEEIEENPENDYSEEYEEEKDEEDDQKGSE; encoded by the coding sequence ATGCCTATAAAAGAAGAAAATAATTTTGGAGAAATCACAATTTCTGAAACAGTATTAAGAGACATAACTTACAAAACTGTTGAAAAATTCATGAAAGAAGAAAAAATATACAATGAAAAAATTGAAAAAGACCTATCAAAAAATATAAAGATCGTTCATAACGAAGATGACAGTTTGAGTTTAAATTTAAAAATACCTGCAAAATATGGAGAAAACATAGTCGAATTTTCAAAAAAAGTACAAAAATCAATAAAAGAAGAACTTGAAAAAATGTCAGAAATATTTATTACCAATGTTGATATCACCATAGAATCTTTAGAATATATCAACATGGGAGAAGAAATAGAAGAAAATCCAGAAAATGATTATTCTGAAGAATATGAAGAAGAAAAAGATGAAGAAGATGATCAGAAAGGATCTGAATAA
- the mutS gene encoding DNA mismatch repair protein MutS, translating to MAEYTPMMKQYLEIKEKNNDSILLFRLGDFYETFFEDAKKVSEILQIVLTKRNNHPMAGIPYHALDNYLKKLLDNGLKVAICDQVEDPSEAKGIVKREVTRVITPGTIIEENMLDENNRFSILVDYDEKDEEFLIVLFDFSTGELYIDRFDISQNELLDMIISNNYSQVLLSFKLRYLKNEIKTLSSKIYTEVLEEWYFSSNYEEHIKESYDILTLGHLPFDQEELKSLDAVLKYLELTQFKKIKHLNIPKKLKSKEFMYIDINTLNNLNIVSNENRGKSVYDILRKTKTPMGHRKLKDFLSRPLIDEKQINQRLDLVEVFFENNFLSEEIKEYLSSIKDIDRIISRISLLKSTPKDLIALKDSLTQVPYIKEALETNEKTQGFFSNVNIRTDLKQKIEKHIFDEPSNEPGDGKVIKKGISKELDEYRSLITDIDTFLENIQKREKEKTGITTLKLGRNKIYGFYIEISKAQSKEVPDEYIRKQTLTNTERFITEELRELEKKVIIAEEKVKKIEKTIFLNFIKDLSDSVKDLKTISEKISYLDVIRSFAEISKTNRYTRPYFVKGNKAKIESSRHPVVEKFVDNFTQNDFEIEDKNFIVLTGPNMSGKSTYLRQIGILSILAQAGCFVPAKKAHIPLYDRVFTRIGAKDDIVTGKSTFLVEMMEMSTILNQATERSLVLLDEVGRGTSTLDGISVAWAISEYLFQILKSNTIFATHYTELTMLSEIYDNVITKRVQVKETKEGVLFLHKIENGVSDNSYGIEVARLAGFPSEIVDRAKEVLENLSDKVDLENRLKKMRNINRKKYKTPQGQLKMF from the coding sequence ATGGCTGAATATACACCAATGATGAAGCAATATTTGGAGATAAAAGAAAAGAATAATGATTCAATTTTACTTTTTAGGCTTGGAGATTTTTATGAAACATTTTTTGAAGATGCAAAAAAGGTATCTGAAATACTTCAAATAGTTCTAACTAAGAGAAACAATCATCCTATGGCGGGGATACCTTATCATGCTTTAGATAACTATTTAAAAAAGTTATTAGATAATGGTTTAAAAGTGGCTATTTGTGATCAAGTTGAAGATCCTTCTGAAGCAAAGGGTATTGTGAAAAGAGAAGTCACAAGGGTTATTACTCCAGGAACAATAATAGAAGAAAATATGCTGGACGAAAACAATAGATTCAGCATTTTAGTGGATTATGATGAAAAAGATGAAGAATTTTTAATAGTTTTATTTGATTTTTCAACTGGGGAATTATATATAGATAGATTTGATATTTCTCAAAATGAGTTGTTGGACATGATAATTTCCAATAATTATTCTCAAGTGCTTTTAAGTTTTAAACTTAGATATTTGAAAAATGAAATAAAAACATTATCATCCAAAATTTATACAGAAGTTTTAGAAGAGTGGTATTTCTCTTCAAATTACGAAGAACATATAAAAGAATCTTATGATATTTTAACTTTAGGTCATCTTCCGTTTGACCAAGAAGAGTTAAAAAGTCTGGACGCAGTTTTGAAGTATTTGGAACTAACCCAATTCAAAAAAATAAAGCATTTGAACATACCAAAAAAGTTAAAATCAAAAGAATTTATGTACATAGATATAAATACCTTAAACAATTTGAATATAGTTTCAAATGAAAATAGAGGGAAATCTGTATATGATATTTTGAGAAAAACAAAAACACCTATGGGGCATAGAAAGCTAAAAGACTTTTTAAGTAGACCTTTGATTGATGAAAAACAAATCAATCAAAGATTAGATCTTGTTGAAGTTTTTTTTGAGAACAATTTTTTATCAGAAGAAATAAAAGAATACTTATCATCAATAAAAGATATCGATAGAATTATATCAAGAATATCGCTCTTAAAATCTACTCCAAAAGATTTAATTGCCCTAAAAGATTCTTTAACTCAAGTTCCATATATTAAAGAAGCTTTAGAAACCAATGAAAAAACTCAAGGGTTTTTTTCTAATGTTAATATAAGAACTGATTTGAAACAAAAAATAGAAAAACATATATTTGATGAACCTTCTAATGAACCTGGTGATGGAAAAGTTATAAAAAAAGGTATTTCTAAAGAATTAGACGAATACAGAAGTCTAATAACAGATATAGATACTTTTTTAGAAAATATACAAAAAAGAGAAAAAGAAAAAACAGGAATAACCACACTGAAATTAGGAAGAAATAAAATATATGGTTTTTATATTGAAATATCAAAAGCTCAATCAAAAGAAGTTCCAGATGAGTATATTAGAAAACAAACTTTAACTAATACAGAAAGGTTTATCACTGAAGAGCTTAGAGAACTTGAAAAAAAAGTTATCATAGCAGAGGAAAAGGTTAAAAAAATTGAAAAAACGATTTTTTTAAATTTCATAAAAGACTTATCTGATTCCGTAAAAGATTTGAAAACTATATCTGAAAAAATATCATATTTAGATGTAATACGGAGTTTTGCTGAAATTAGTAAAACAAATAGATATACAAGACCTTATTTTGTAAAAGGGAATAAGGCCAAAATCGAAAGTTCGAGACATCCTGTTGTTGAAAAATTTGTTGATAATTTTACACAAAATGATTTTGAAATAGAAGACAAGAATTTTATAGTTTTAACTGGCCCTAACATGAGTGGTAAATCTACCTATCTTAGGCAAATTGGAATTTTGAGTATACTCGCTCAAGCTGGATGTTTTGTCCCAGCAAAAAAAGCACATATACCTTTGTATGATAGAGTGTTTACAAGAATAGGTGCAAAAGATGATATTGTAACTGGTAAATCAACTTTTTTAGTTGAAATGATGGAAATGTCAACTATTCTAAACCAAGCAACTGAAAGATCATTGGTTTTGCTTGATGAAGTTGGTAGGGGGACGTCAACATTAGACGGAATATCAGTAGCATGGGCTATTTCTGAATATCTTTTTCAAATTCTAAAATCTAATACGATTTTTGCCACCCATTATACTGAGTTGACAATGCTTTCAGAAATATATGATAATGTTATTACAAAAAGAGTTCAAGTAAAAGAAACAAAAGAAGGTGTTCTTTTTTTGCATAAAATAGAGAATGGTGTCAGTGATAACAGTTACGGCATAGAAGTAGCAAGGTTAGCAGGTTTTCCAAGTGAAATAGTCGATAGGGCTAAAGAAGTTCTGGAAAATCTTTCTGATAAAGTGGATTTAGAAAACAGATTGAAGAAGATGCGAAATATAAATAGAAAGAAATATAAAACTCCACAAGGACAATTAAAAATGTTTTAA
- a CDS encoding extracellular matrix/biofilm biosynthesis regulator RemA family protein — protein sequence MLVPITKDSYITAERVHSILPQEYIQFRKVKKIFQGNDVLTEEEKKDENNEVKGNTSLIDITYGRSVETVIFMDSGQLILSSVDTKKVIEKVNKGRRF from the coding sequence ATGCTTGTACCAATTACAAAAGATTCTTATATAACAGCGGAAAGAGTTCATTCAATTTTACCTCAAGAATATATACAATTCAGAAAGGTAAAAAAAATTTTCCAGGGTAATGATGTTTTAACAGAAGAAGAAAAAAAAGATGAAAATAATGAAGTAAAAGGAAATACATCTTTAATAGATATTACCTATGGAAGAAGTGTTGAAACAGTAATATTTATGGATAGTGGGCAATTAATTTTATCATCTGTGGATACAAAAAAAGTTATAGAAAAAGTTAACAAAGGTAGGAGGTTTTAA